The Mesorhizobium sp. AR10 genome includes the window GACGCGGTCCGGGTGGACTCCGGCGACCCGGACGCGGTGGACGATTTTGGCCTGGCATCGAACGCGGTGGCGAGATTTGAGCCGGCCAGCGCCGTCCACTCCGGCTCGGAAATCCGGTTGGCCGTGGATGATGCCAAGTTCCATTTCTTCGATCCCGAGACGCATCTGGCGATCTGAATATCTGCGGCAGACCGCAGGCGAGAGGGGGCGCCTGCGAAAGATACTGGCAAGAAGGCTTCTGAATAAACCAGACGATCGTCCGCATTGTGCGGTCGATCTTAAAGAAGGAGGAGAAAATGACGTTTCGGATACAACCCGCGATGCTGAAAATAGCCGCGGCCGCATGGTTGCTTGGCGCAACCAGCGCCATGGCGGACACGGCGCTGGAATTCACCCAATGGTGGGAGCCCGAATTGCCGGCCGGCTCGCTCAGGGCAATCATGAATGACTTCGAGGCTGCAAACCCCGGAATCAAGGTGACGCTGGTCAGCGGCCCCTATGCGACCACGCGCGACCAGATCTCGGTTGGTGCTGCAACTGGAACGCTTAGCGACGTCGTCGGTCTCGACGGCGCTTGGGTGAACAATCTGAACGCGCAGAATGCGCTGGCCGACATGAACCCGATGATGGATGCGAGCGGGTTCGATAAGACCCAGGTCGCGGATATCATCAAGGTGGACGGCAAGGCGGTGATGTTTCCCGTGGCTTCGTTCGTCTATCCGGTCTTCGTGAACATGGACCTCGCCGCCCAGGCCGGCGTAACCAAGCTGCCGTCGACCCGCGCGGAGTTTCTCGAAGCCGCCAAGAAGATGACCCATGTCGACAAGAACCAGTATGGCTGGGTGCTTCCCTTGTCGCTGCAAACGCCGTCCGGTGTCCAGAACGACCTGATGTCGTGGGTCTGGGCCTCGGGTCAATCGATGATGGCCGACGGCAAGCCGGCTCTCGAGGGCAAGCCGGTCGTCGATATGCTCACCTTCGTCAAATCGCTGAACGACGCCGGCGTCATCTCGCCCGGCATTGCCACCAAGACCGAACAGGAAAAGGTCGAGGAATTCGTCAACAACCGGGTCGGGATGATGATCGACTCGCTCGCGCATGTGAACCTCATCCGCGAGCGCAATCCCAAGCTGAACTTCGAACTCATCCCGGTCCCGGTCGTGGAGAACTACAACGGCAAGCGCGGCCTTCCCTACGCCTCCTGGGGCATCGGCATCTCTGCGGCCTCGAAACATCAGGAGGAAGCCTGGAAGCTCGTCCAATATCTGATGAGTGAAAAGGTGAACGCCAAGCTCGTGTCGCTTGCAAACGCCTTCCCGGGCAACGTCAACGCCAAGCCCGATTTCGTGACCTCGGACAAGGCTTTCGGCAAGGCTTTCGAAATCTACAAGACCGGTTATCTCGCCAACGAGTTCACCGGTCTGCCGGTGGCTGAAGACTTGATGACCAAGTTCGACGTGGAAGCCCAGAAGATGCTCGCCGGCGAGCAGTCTCCGGAACAAGCCGCAGCCAACGCTCAAAAGGGCTGGATGGCGAAATTCTGAGGGGCCTGTTCCCCGTTTGCTATCTTCCACCGGGTGGCCTGACTTCGGGCAGGCCACCCGTCAACAACGGATCGGCAATTTGAGATGGACCTGTTTCCGAAGCGCACCTTCCTGTTGAAGGCGTATCCCAAGGGTGGCACATGACTCGGCAGAAGCGCTCCCACCATAGACTGAAACGAGCGGTCGCACCCTATCTCTATCTGTCACCCTCGCTCCTCATAATCGGCCTCCTGATGCTGCTGCCGATGGTGACGGTGATTGGCTATTCGTTCCAGAACAGCGCGGTGCTGCGTCGCGACCCGTCCTTTGCCGGACTGAAACACTACCAGGCGATCTTTGCCGATCCAGTGTTCTGGGCCTCGCTGTGGCACACGCTCTACTTCACATGCATGAGTGTCGTCTTCCACATGACCATCGGCATGGTCTTCGCACTCATGCTGAACAGCGACCGCATCAATCCGACGCTGCGCAATATTCTGCGCGTGCTCTACATACTGCCTTGGCTGTTCACCGCGGTGATTATCGCCGTTATCTGGCGCCTCCTGCTCGAGCCGAACGGTGTCGTGAACAGCGTTCTCATGCAGATGGGCATCATCGGTTCGAAGGTCGAGTGGTTTTCCTCGCCCGAGACCGCGCTGCACGCCGTCACCTTCGCCAATATCTGGGCGGGCTACCCGCTTTTCATGGTCAGCCTGCTCGCAGGCTTGCAGGGGATTCCCAAGGATTTCTACGAGGCCGCCGATATCGACGGGGCGAAGGCCTACCAGAAGCTGATCTTCATCACCATCCCGCAGCTGATGCCGATCATCATCAGCATCTCGCTGCTCGACTTCATCTGGACCATGCAGGTCTTTCCATTGATCTGGATAACGACGGGCGGCGGTCCGATCTACTCGACCGAGGTCCTCAGCACCTACACGTATAAGCTGGCGTTTTCGAGCTACAACCTGTCGCAGGCGTCGGCGAGCGCCGTGGTCATCCTGCTGATCTCTCTCGGCCTGACGCTGTTCTACATCCGCTATCAAAAGGCTCGGTAGTCACCATGAGTAAAAGACACACGCCGAAAGACAGGCTGATCACCGTCGCGCTCCATGTCGCGCTTGCCGCAGGGCTCTTTTTCGCGGCCTTCCCGATCTACTGGATGCTGAGCAGCTCGTTCAAGTCGAATACCGAAATCTTTGCCCTGCCACCAACCGTCCTGCCGAAGGCCTTCACGCTGGAAGCGTATGCGGCCATCCTCGGCGACCCGGTAAAGCTGCGCTTCTTCTTCAACAGCTACTTCGTGGCCGGAGCGGTGACCGTGCTGACGGTGCTGATCGCCTTGCTGGCGGCCTATGGGTTCAGCCGTTTCAATTTCCGCGGCAAGGGCAGCCTCAACACACTCATCATCAGCACGCAGACGATCCCGCCGATCACGCTTTTGATCCCCTTCTTCGGGCTTGTCGTCTCGTATGGCATCTTCGACACCTACGTCGCGCTGATCCTGACCTACCTGGTGTTTACGCTGCCCTACGCGATCCTGCTGATGACGGGATATCTGAACACCTTGCCCCGCGATCTCGATGAAGCGGTGGCTGTCGACGGCGGCACCAGTTGGACCGCACTCTGGCGGGTGATCGTCCCGATTTCACTGCCTGGTATCGTGGCGACGTCGGTCTACACCTTCCTGTTGTGCTGGAACGAATTTCTCTTTGCGCTGACGCTGACGAAGTCAACGTCCATGCGCACCGTCCCGATCGGCATCCAGCTGTTGATGGGGCAGCACGCCTTCGAATGGAACCAGATGATGGCGATGAGCGTGCTCGGCTCGCTACCGCTCTTGGTCATCTACCTCGTTGCCCAGAGGTTCTTCCTCGCCGGCATGACCGCGGGCTCGGTCAAGTAGGATGTCCCTCCCGCGAAGAACTGATCGAGTAGGCCGCGCATCGAAATCTATGGATTGGACCTTCTCTGCTGGCAGGCGATATCGCCGCGATCTCGGGCGTCGTCATAGCGCCGCTGATCGTACTCTTGCTGTTCTTCCAGCGCCACATCGTCGAAGGGCCTACGCAAGGTGGAATCAAGGAATGAAAGGATGACCGTGAAAGACCTGAAAGTCGGGTGCCAGACCTTTACCTGGGAAATGCTCGGAGACCGCTTTGCCGGCGGCCCCGACGATCTGCTCAAAGCGATCGCCGATGGCGGCTATGCGGGCATCGAGATCACCGACACGATGATCGGCCGCTATGCCGACGGGCCGGCGGAATTCGCTACTGCGCTGAAGTCGTCCGGCCTCACACTGGTCTCCTTCGCCTTCGGTTCGAAGAGCGGTTTTACGCTGAAGGAGAAGATCGGCGCCGACCTCGAGACCGCGAAACGCTGGATCGATTTCGCCTCCGCCATTCCGGGTGCCCTCGTCTCGATGGGCTCTGCGACCGTCGTCTCCGACGGGCCGCGCGACGACAAGTTTGGCATCGCGGCCGAGTTCTACAACAAGGCCGGCGAGCTCGGACGCAAGGCTGGTGTCGACGTCGCCGTCCATCCCAGCTCCCACCACAACACGCTGCTGTTCGACCGCGCCGACTACGACCGGATTTTTGGGTTGATCGATCCGTCGCTGGTCGGCTGGGTGCCCGACACCGGCCACATATTGCGCGGCCACGCCGATATGGCTGATACGCTCACCACCTACCGCGACCGCATCCGCTACGTGCACCTGAAGGACGTCGATGCCAAGGGCACCTGGGCCATGCTCGGCAAGGGTGTCTGCGATACCCAGGCCGTGATCGATATCGCCAGTACCGCGCCACGCTTCAACGGCTGGCTGGTGCTGGAAGAGGAATCCGAAACCGCTGCCGCCGACCCGGCCGGCGCGGTCAAGACCAACCGCCAGACCATGCGCAACTACGGCGCGTGAGGAAGAGACCATGATCCGCAAGAAAGATCGTCGCCTTCGTGTCGGTGTGCTCGGCTGTGGGCCGATCGCGCAATTCGCCCATCTCGAATCCTGCGTGAAGGCCAGCAATGCCGACCTCTATGCGATCTGCGATGCCGCCCCCGACCTGTTGGCCCGCATGGGCGCGACATACGAGCCCGAGAAGATGTACGGCGACTACGATGCCATGCTGGCCGATCCGCAGTTGGAAGCGGTGATCGTCGCCACTTCGGACGCCTATCACGTGCCGATGTCGATCAAGGCGCTCCGGGCCGGCAAGCATGTGCTGTGCGAAAAGCCGATCGGCGTCTCGGTCGAGGAGGGCCAAAAGCTCGCCGATGCGGTCAAGCGCTCCGGCAAGATTCTCCAGGTCGGCCATATGAAACGCTTCGACCCGGCACTGGAAGCGGCGCGCGATTTCGTCCGCGACGAGATGGGCGATATCCTGGCGCTAAAAGCCTGGTATTGCGATTCCACCCATCGCTACACCAACACCGACGCCATCCAGCCGCTGCCGGTCACCAGCAAGCTGGCGCGCAAGCCGACAGGCAATCCGAAGGCCGACCTCAGACAGTACTTCATGCTGGCGCATGGCTCGCACCTCGTCGACACGGCACGCTTCCTGTGCGGTGAGATCGTCGCCGTGCGCGCCCGCCTCAACGAACGTTTCGGCGCCTATTGCTGGTTCGTCGAAACGGAATTCGCCAACGGCGCGCTCGGCCATCTCGACCTCACGGTGGCTGTGCGCATGGACTGGCACGAGGGCTTCCAGCTCTACGGCGAAAACGGCTCGGTAATCGCGAAGACCTTCAATCCCTGGTATTTCCGCGCCAGCGAGGTCGACATCTTCCACGAGAAGGATGCGACCTCGCGCAAGCCGCTTGGCGCCGACGGCCATTTCTTCCGGCGCCAGCTCGAAGGCCTCGCCGAGACGGTGCTCGACGGCAAGCCGATGCGTGGCGCCGATGTCGCGGACGGCATCGCCTCGATCCGCGCCATGGTGGCGATTGCCCGCTCGGTCGAGACCGGGCAGCGCGTCGAGATCGCCACTGTGTCGGGGGCGGTCTGATGCAGATCGGGGTGTTCGCCAAGACCTTCCCGGGCAGCGAGCCGGCCGGCGTGCTGGCGGCGGTGCGCGATGCGGGATTTGCCGCCACCCAGTTCAACCTTGCCTGTGCCGGCCTGCCGTCGATGCCGGATGCGGTACCCGACGCCGCCGTCCGTACTATTGCTGCAGCGTCCGACACCTCTGGC containing:
- a CDS encoding ABC transporter substrate-binding protein, coding for MTFRIQPAMLKIAAAAWLLGATSAMADTALEFTQWWEPELPAGSLRAIMNDFEAANPGIKVTLVSGPYATTRDQISVGAATGTLSDVVGLDGAWVNNLNAQNALADMNPMMDASGFDKTQVADIIKVDGKAVMFPVASFVYPVFVNMDLAAQAGVTKLPSTRAEFLEAAKKMTHVDKNQYGWVLPLSLQTPSGVQNDLMSWVWASGQSMMADGKPALEGKPVVDMLTFVKSLNDAGVISPGIATKTEQEKVEEFVNNRVGMMIDSLAHVNLIRERNPKLNFELIPVPVVENYNGKRGLPYASWGIGISAASKHQEEAWKLVQYLMSEKVNAKLVSLANAFPGNVNAKPDFVTSDKAFGKAFEIYKTGYLANEFTGLPVAEDLMTKFDVEAQKMLAGEQSPEQAAANAQKGWMAKF
- a CDS encoding carbohydrate ABC transporter permease produces the protein MTRQKRSHHRLKRAVAPYLYLSPSLLIIGLLMLLPMVTVIGYSFQNSAVLRRDPSFAGLKHYQAIFADPVFWASLWHTLYFTCMSVVFHMTIGMVFALMLNSDRINPTLRNILRVLYILPWLFTAVIIAVIWRLLLEPNGVVNSVLMQMGIIGSKVEWFSSPETALHAVTFANIWAGYPLFMVSLLAGLQGIPKDFYEAADIDGAKAYQKLIFITIPQLMPIIISISLLDFIWTMQVFPLIWITTGGGPIYSTEVLSTYTYKLAFSSYNLSQASASAVVILLISLGLTLFYIRYQKAR
- a CDS encoding carbohydrate ABC transporter permease, whose amino-acid sequence is MSKRHTPKDRLITVALHVALAAGLFFAAFPIYWMLSSSFKSNTEIFALPPTVLPKAFTLEAYAAILGDPVKLRFFFNSYFVAGAVTVLTVLIALLAAYGFSRFNFRGKGSLNTLIISTQTIPPITLLIPFFGLVVSYGIFDTYVALILTYLVFTLPYAILLMTGYLNTLPRDLDEAVAVDGGTSWTALWRVIVPISLPGIVATSVYTFLLCWNEFLFALTLTKSTSMRTVPIGIQLLMGQHAFEWNQMMAMSVLGSLPLLVIYLVAQRFFLAGMTAGSVK
- a CDS encoding sugar phosphate isomerase/epimerase family protein, with the translated sequence MTVKDLKVGCQTFTWEMLGDRFAGGPDDLLKAIADGGYAGIEITDTMIGRYADGPAEFATALKSSGLTLVSFAFGSKSGFTLKEKIGADLETAKRWIDFASAIPGALVSMGSATVVSDGPRDDKFGIAAEFYNKAGELGRKAGVDVAVHPSSHHNTLLFDRADYDRIFGLIDPSLVGWVPDTGHILRGHADMADTLTTYRDRIRYVHLKDVDAKGTWAMLGKGVCDTQAVIDIASTAPRFNGWLVLEEESETAAADPAGAVKTNRQTMRNYGA
- a CDS encoding Gfo/Idh/MocA family protein, whose product is MIRKKDRRLRVGVLGCGPIAQFAHLESCVKASNADLYAICDAAPDLLARMGATYEPEKMYGDYDAMLADPQLEAVIVATSDAYHVPMSIKALRAGKHVLCEKPIGVSVEEGQKLADAVKRSGKILQVGHMKRFDPALEAARDFVRDEMGDILALKAWYCDSTHRYTNTDAIQPLPVTSKLARKPTGNPKADLRQYFMLAHGSHLVDTARFLCGEIVAVRARLNERFGAYCWFVETEFANGALGHLDLTVAVRMDWHEGFQLYGENGSVIAKTFNPWYFRASEVDIFHEKDATSRKPLGADGHFFRRQLEGLAETVLDGKPMRGADVADGIASIRAMVAIARSVETGQRVEIATVSGAV